The following are from one region of the Anaerolineae bacterium genome:
- a CDS encoding STAS domain-containing protein yields MSIIHRVLDKDIHLLKLNCPLYGCWAKELEAKFQDAFARGARQMVLDLEEVTFVDCTGLAALVAGYRLFGSRQQNFRLVGLQDQPKLLLELTMFDRIFQVFDTVFEATGSKPVRPLQPTVSNFAVQPTV; encoded by the coding sequence ATGAGTATTATCCATCGCGTATTAGATAAAGACATTCATCTGCTAAAATTAAACTGCCCTTTGTATGGCTGTTGGGCCAAAGAATTGGAGGCCAAGTTTCAAGATGCGTTTGCGCGAGGGGCCAGGCAGATGGTGCTTGATTTGGAAGAGGTGACTTTTGTTGATTGTACGGGCCTGGCCGCCTTGGTGGCCGGCTACAGACTCTTTGGCAGTCGCCAACAAAACTTTCGCCTGGTTGGGCTGCAAGATCAACCCAAGCTGCTGCTTGAGTTGACCATGTTCGACCGCATCTTCCAGGTTTTTGACACCGTGTTTGAGGCAACAGGTTCCAAGCCGGTGCGGCCCTTACAACCAACCGTGTCCAATTTTGCCGTACAGCCAACCGTTTAA
- the hpt gene encoding hypoxanthine phosphoribosyltransferase: protein MTEPWAKYLGEELIPAEQLQTRIRELGEQISADYTGQDLLLLCILKGGVLFLTDLMRCLTIPHEIDFMAVSSYGKEIRESLGVVRILKDLDQPIDGRHVLIVEDIIDSGHTLDYITRNLIARQPASLKICTLLDKAERREVDIAIDYTGFVIPNKFVFGYGLDLDEKFRNLPFIGVVKPEMVVE from the coding sequence ATGACCGAACCATGGGCAAAATACCTGGGGGAAGAATTGATTCCGGCAGAGCAATTGCAAACCCGGATCAGGGAATTGGGCGAGCAAATTTCGGCGGATTACACCGGCCAAGATTTACTGTTGCTGTGTATTTTAAAAGGAGGCGTGTTATTTTTAACCGACCTGATGCGCTGCCTGACCATTCCCCACGAGATTGACTTTATGGCCGTTTCCAGTTACGGCAAGGAAATTAGAGAATCATTGGGCGTGGTACGCATTTTAAAAGACCTGGACCAGCCCATTGATGGGCGGCACGTTTTGATTGTGGAAGACATTATTGATTCCGGCCACACCCTGGATTATATCACCCGCAACCTCATTGCCCGCCAACCGGCCAGCCTCAAAATCTGCACGCTGTTAGACAAAGCCGAACGCCGCGAGGTAGACATTGCCATTGATTACACCGGCTTTGTGATCCCCAATAAATTTGTGTTTGGCTACGGCCTGGATTTGGATGAGAAATTCAGAAATTTGCCCTTTATTGGGGTGGTTAAACCGGAGATGGTGGTAGAGTAA
- the rph gene encoding ribonuclease PH, with amino-acid sequence MPRLDNRANNQLRPVKFTPNFTRYAEGSVLVEIGQTCVLCNVSVEEQVPAWREASGGGWLTAEYAMLPRATHQRISRRRGGESARAQEIRRLIGRALRAGVDLDRLGSRTLIVDCDVIQADGGTRTASITGGYVAVALALQKLIEMGQVPANVLRPPVAAVSAGVVNHELLLDLCYEEDAAAEVDLNVVMTGGGKFVEIQGTAEGKPLGRETLTALLDLAHHGIEQLLAQQAALLALK; translated from the coding sequence ATGCCCAGATTAGACAACCGCGCCAACAACCAACTCCGCCCCGTTAAGTTTACGCCCAATTTTACCCGTTACGCCGAGGGCAGCGTGCTGGTGGAAATTGGCCAGACCTGCGTTTTGTGCAACGTGTCCGTTGAAGAGCAAGTGCCGGCCTGGCGAGAAGCATCCGGCGGCGGCTGGCTGACCGCCGAATACGCTATGTTGCCCCGCGCTACCCACCAGCGGATTTCTCGGCGGCGGGGCGGCGAGAGCGCCCGCGCCCAGGAAATCCGGCGCTTGATTGGCCGGGCGCTCCGGGCCGGGGTGGACCTGGACCGGTTGGGATCGCGCACCCTCATTGTTGATTGCGACGTGATTCAGGCTGATGGCGGCACGCGCACGGCCAGCATTACCGGGGGATACGTAGCCGTGGCCCTGGCCCTGCAAAAATTGATCGAGATGGGCCAAGTTCCGGCAAACGTGCTACGCCCGCCGGTTGCGGCTGTCAGCGCCGGGGTGGTTAACCATGAGCTTTTGCTGGACCTGTGTTACGAGGAAGACGCCGCCGCCGAGGTAGATTTGAATGTGGTGATGACCGGCGGGGGCAAATTTGTGGAGATTCAGGGCACGGCTGAAGGAAAGCCGCTTGGCCGGGAGACTTTGACGGCTTTGCTTGACCTGGCGCATCACGGAATTGAGCAGTTGTTGGCGCAACAGGCGGCGCTGCTGGCATTGAAATAA
- a CDS encoding TIGR03960 family B12-binding radical SAM protein has product MRIDDRQLDRILATVQKPARYVGGEFNSVVKDWANPQILTKVALVFPDLYDLGMSNLGLAILYDLLNGRDDVLAERVYAPWPDLEAKLRDGEVPLYALESRRELRDFDLIGFSLPYPQLYTNVLNILNLGRLPLLSRRRDETYPLVCAGGNAALNPEPMADFIDFFVLGEGEDVIIEIIQTMRQVTGQDRGTQLRRLARIPGVYVPRFYAITTYADGTIAKVEPQVAEAAGHIVKRIAPLLPPPVTRFVVPFVDVVFNRASIEIQRGCTRGCRFCQAGMVFRPVRERSLAELLETVERIMTDTGHEEIGLLSLSSSDYSRIGPLVQAISEKYGDQVLNISLPSLRIESFSADLLEMLQGGRKSSFTFAPEAATDRMRRVINKYISTADLLQTAEEVYRRGWRLIKLYFMIGQPTETEADVRAIAHLAKQVLAIGRKYHGGRAKVRVGVSTFVPQPHTPFQWAGLAPLAEIRSKQALLRQEFGAGESGRGLIFDWNEPEESLLEAVLARGDRRLGVVIKSAWERGAKFDAWNEWFRLEAWQQAFAKHKLDPAWYAHRIRLADEIFPWDHLSVGVEKRWLLLDWQAAAAGETKIDCRQHCYHCGILTAFKGLRANTPPAAWACPPVRNPRWQKLATQGEVIGLTPVVKAAMAKSRAPEG; this is encoded by the coding sequence ATGCGGATTGATGATCGCCAATTAGACCGTATTCTGGCAACGGTGCAAAAACCCGCCCGCTACGTGGGCGGAGAATTCAATAGCGTGGTCAAAGATTGGGCCAATCCCCAAATTTTAACCAAAGTGGCCCTGGTTTTTCCCGACCTGTACGATTTGGGCATGAGCAACCTGGGCCTGGCTATTTTGTACGACCTGCTCAATGGGCGCGACGATGTTTTGGCCGAGCGGGTTTACGCGCCCTGGCCTGACCTGGAAGCCAAATTGCGGGACGGCGAGGTGCCTTTGTATGCCCTGGAAAGCCGGCGCGAATTGCGCGACTTTGACCTCATCGGCTTCAGCCTGCCCTACCCCCAGCTTTACACCAACGTGCTCAATATCCTCAACCTGGGCCGCCTGCCGCTCTTGAGCCGCCGGCGGGATGAAACTTACCCTTTGGTATGCGCCGGCGGCAACGCCGCGCTCAACCCCGAACCCATGGCCGATTTTATAGATTTTTTTGTGCTGGGGGAAGGTGAAGACGTGATCATTGAAATCATCCAGACCATGCGCCAGGTAACGGGCCAGGACCGAGGAACCCAACTGCGCCGCCTGGCCCGTATTCCCGGCGTATACGTGCCCCGTTTTTATGCCATTACCACCTATGCCGACGGCACAATTGCCAAAGTTGAGCCGCAGGTTGCCGAGGCCGCCGGCCACATCGTCAAACGAATCGCGCCCTTATTGCCCCCGCCGGTCACTCGTTTTGTGGTGCCTTTTGTAGACGTGGTTTTTAACCGGGCCTCCATAGAAATCCAGCGGGGCTGCACCCGGGGCTGCCGTTTTTGCCAGGCCGGGATGGTCTTTCGCCCCGTGCGGGAGCGTTCGCTGGCCGAGTTGCTGGAAACGGTGGAGCGCATCATGACCGATACCGGCCACGAAGAAATCGGCTTGCTCTCGTTGAGCAGCAGCGACTACAGCCGGATTGGGCCGTTGGTCCAGGCCATTTCAGAAAAATATGGCGACCAGGTTCTCAATATTTCCCTGCCCAGCCTGCGAATCGAGTCCTTTTCGGCCGACTTGCTGGAAATGCTCCAGGGCGGGCGCAAAAGCAGTTTTACCTTTGCCCCGGAAGCCGCCACCGACCGCATGCGCCGGGTTATCAACAAATACATCAGCACCGCCGACCTGCTGCAAACCGCCGAAGAAGTTTACCGCCGGGGCTGGCGGCTGATCAAACTCTATTTTATGATTGGCCAGCCCACCGAAACCGAGGCCGACGTCAGGGCCATTGCTCACCTGGCCAAACAAGTGCTGGCAATTGGCCGCAAATATCACGGCGGGCGGGCCAAAGTGCGGGTGGGGGTCAGCACCTTTGTGCCCCAACCCCACACCCCCTTCCAGTGGGCCGGCCTGGCCCCTCTGGCCGAGATTCGCAGCAAACAGGCCCTGCTGCGGCAGGAGTTTGGGGCTGGAGAATCTGGCCGGGGCCTTATTTTTGATTGGAATGAGCCGGAAGAAAGTTTGCTGGAAGCGGTTCTGGCGCGCGGCGACCGCCGTTTGGGGGTCGTCATCAAGTCGGCCTGGGAGCGGGGCGCTAAATTTGACGCCTGGAACGAATGGTTCCGGTTGGAGGCGTGGCAGCAAGCCTTTGCCAAACACAAACTCGATCCGGCCTGGTACGCCCACCGGATTCGTCTGGCCGATGAGATTTTTCCCTGGGACCATCTTAGCGTGGGGGTGGAAAAACGCTGGCTGCTACTGGACTGGCAGGCCGCCGCAGCGGGCGAAACCAAAATAGATTGCCGCCAGCACTGTTACCATTGCGGCATTTTAACCGCCTTCAAGGGCTTGCGGGCCAACACCCCGCCGGCGGCTTGGGCCTGTCCGCCTGTCCGTAATCCTCGCTGGCAGAAATTGGCGACTCAAGGTGAAGTTATTGGTCTAACTCCGGTGGTCAAAGCCGCGATGGCTAAAAGCAGAGCGCCCGAAGGATAA